One Luteolibacter flavescens DNA segment encodes these proteins:
- the tssD gene encoding type VI secretion system tube protein TssD, which yields MKHLFTLLAGVCLLALSSVRAAESIHMTIDRGGTKIEGELEGGAIEVLGYQHEITTPRDPASGLPTGRRMHRPMSIVKAIDKATPMIHQLFARNSKCDEIILKFWRNDPKTGKKTQYYTISMKDCFIIEVRDWKPNARDLSADRAGDLQEVMFTYKEITWTYGEGGPTFTDSTAPSA from the coding sequence ATGAAACACCTCTTCACCCTGCTGGCCGGCGTCTGCCTGCTGGCCCTCTCCAGCGTCCGCGCCGCGGAGTCCATCCACATGACCATCGACCGTGGCGGCACGAAGATCGAGGGAGAGCTGGAAGGCGGGGCCATCGAGGTGCTGGGCTACCAACACGAGATCACCACCCCGCGTGACCCCGCCTCGGGTCTGCCAACGGGCCGCCGGATGCATCGCCCGATGTCGATCGTGAAGGCCATCGACAAGGCCACGCCGATGATCCACCAGCTTTTCGCCCGGAATTCGAAGTGCGACGAGATCATCCTGAAATTCTGGCGGAATGATCCGAAGACCGGGAAGAAGACACAGTACTACACGATCTCCATGAAGGACTGCTTCATCATCGAGGTCCGCGACTGGAAGCCGAATGCCCGCGATCTCTCCGCCGACCGCGCGGGGGATCTCCAGGAGGTGATGTTCACCTACAAGGAGATCACGTGGACCTACGGCGAGGGTGGCCCGACCTTCACAGACAGCACGGCCCCCAG
- a CDS encoding PQQ-binding-like beta-propeller repeat protein, which produces MPSVLVLATEWESSHGGISSFNRTLCRYIAGAGWIVYCFLPRKASDRENKSASEADVNLLHPGDSFVDSPLDDKSLLSLPPTISSDVKIDWIFGHGHVTGPAALIQKFSNFKNSRLAHFVHVAPGATEWFKSTSEGTRAAAKAEIRERLEVTLASRADLVVAVGPLLKREISNLLHEKEDRIYQLDPGLNITSTAIRRPPPGEQCLLIGRAEDAILKGLDIAARAFAEAVKERTPRPVLVVRGALPHASDQLRNELIKWAGIPGLDIRVREYSPDDKRVNDDLQRAVLALMPSRAEGFGLVALEALGAGVPFLASKTSGFAELVRNRFGDKFDRFLVPVVDDEISDKLTWASAIKWILDNPILALDSVSFFKKEYSRSIKWEDSIQGLLERMNFDHKTIDTPSKLDQISSDLTQPKYQSPTQSIKHSSLKDFLAQQEARRNQAVHQSQCLLVWEADVGIGSWKNKPIVSGEKLVIPSSGRFHNLEDPFDGVFCLSKATGETIWRSPTEGDANAVSISDSKVIVGTDRGRIHCFDLETGIEEWTNTFRSAIITKPLFFSDRVLVCTMDGELAIIAISSGHHIKSEIIHAPVASNPLKIDGKILIFTTFGLCYEFSEIALFSDSKSRHKELHRFYFEDEYSELGLSECEFWGDPVILGDTIIAPYVRQTTYSGLPVIGIDKNNILEKWNSPKLPSEMERQYGNIRATPCIANQCAYLPISYGNEVACINESGDVKWIAESGTPFFPQYGSPDYTKGLILVPRFDGYVHAIDAETGVYLWKILPGEEQSETLSIKEQYVHHSAKWENQDAAPLNSHLTTDEDMFYIHSSNGKIYAYRINL; this is translated from the coding sequence ATGCCCTCCGTTTTAGTGTTAGCCACAGAATGGGAATCCAGCCATGGAGGAATTTCAAGCTTCAACAGAACGCTATGCCGCTATATTGCGGGCGCTGGCTGGATTGTTTATTGCTTCCTTCCTAGGAAGGCGTCTGATCGCGAAAACAAATCGGCTTCCGAAGCAGATGTAAATCTTCTTCACCCTGGAGACTCATTCGTGGATTCCCCACTGGACGATAAATCCCTCCTTTCTCTCCCTCCAACAATTTCGTCGGATGTAAAAATTGATTGGATTTTTGGACATGGCCACGTAACAGGACCAGCAGCCCTGATCCAAAAATTTAGCAATTTCAAGAATTCCAGACTCGCGCATTTCGTACATGTCGCTCCAGGAGCAACCGAATGGTTTAAATCTACTTCGGAAGGAACTCGCGCAGCCGCCAAGGCCGAAATCAGGGAGAGACTTGAGGTCACATTAGCATCGCGGGCAGATCTAGTCGTAGCGGTTGGGCCATTGCTAAAACGTGAAATATCCAATCTTCTCCATGAAAAAGAAGACAGAATATATCAACTAGATCCCGGATTAAATATAACAAGCACCGCAATTCGCCGCCCCCCACCTGGAGAACAGTGCCTGTTGATTGGCAGAGCCGAAGACGCCATCTTAAAAGGCCTTGATATCGCAGCTCGCGCATTTGCCGAGGCTGTGAAAGAGCGGACACCCAGGCCTGTATTAGTCGTCAGAGGAGCTTTACCACATGCCTCCGATCAGCTAAGGAACGAACTAATTAAATGGGCTGGCATTCCTGGATTAGACATAAGAGTAAGAGAATACTCTCCAGACGATAAGCGCGTAAATGATGACCTACAGAGAGCAGTACTCGCTCTTATGCCATCACGCGCCGAGGGATTTGGGTTAGTTGCGCTAGAAGCCCTCGGAGCAGGCGTTCCGTTTCTAGCCTCTAAAACCAGTGGCTTCGCTGAATTAGTTAGAAATCGATTTGGCGATAAATTCGATCGTTTCTTGGTCCCGGTTGTTGATGACGAAATATCCGATAAGCTCACTTGGGCATCAGCTATAAAATGGATTCTCGACAACCCTATATTGGCATTGGATTCGGTTTCTTTTTTCAAAAAAGAATATAGCAGATCCATAAAATGGGAGGACAGCATTCAAGGCCTACTGGAAAGAATGAATTTCGATCATAAGACAATCGATACTCCTTCGAAGCTTGATCAGATCTCTTCCGACCTCACACAACCTAAATATCAATCACCGACTCAATCGATAAAGCATTCTTCACTTAAAGATTTTCTCGCTCAACAAGAGGCTAGAAGAAACCAAGCTGTTCATCAATCTCAGTGCCTTCTCGTGTGGGAAGCGGATGTCGGGATAGGGTCTTGGAAAAACAAGCCAATAGTAAGCGGCGAAAAATTAGTCATCCCATCATCAGGAAGATTTCACAATTTGGAGGATCCGTTCGACGGGGTATTTTGCTTGTCGAAAGCCACTGGAGAAACGATTTGGAGATCCCCGACAGAAGGTGATGCTAACGCCGTTTCCATATCCGATTCTAAAGTTATCGTAGGCACAGACCGAGGAAGAATTCACTGCTTCGACCTAGAGACCGGAATCGAAGAATGGACTAATACATTTCGATCCGCAATAATCACGAAGCCACTTTTCTTTTCCGATCGAGTTTTGGTATGCACCATGGATGGAGAACTCGCCATTATAGCGATTAGTAGTGGGCATCACATTAAATCTGAAATAATCCATGCCCCCGTAGCATCTAATCCACTTAAAATTGATGGGAAAATATTGATATTTACTACTTTTGGGTTGTGCTACGAATTCTCAGAAATTGCTCTTTTTAGTGATTCCAAAAGCCGCCACAAGGAGTTACATCGCTTCTACTTTGAAGATGAATACTCCGAACTCGGATTATCCGAGTGTGAGTTCTGGGGGGATCCAGTTATCTTAGGTGATACAATTATTGCGCCCTATGTAAGACAAACCACTTACAGTGGGCTACCCGTCATCGGAATAGACAAAAATAATATTTTGGAAAAGTGGAACAGCCCAAAGCTTCCATCTGAGATGGAGCGCCAATATGGAAACATCAGGGCCACCCCATGCATAGCTAATCAGTGCGCATATTTACCAATTAGTTACGGCAATGAGGTCGCATGTATTAATGAGAGTGGAGATGTGAAATGGATTGCCGAAAGTGGAACCCCGTTTTTCCCCCAATACGGCAGCCCTGACTACACCAAAGGCCTTATCCTAGTACCTCGTTTCGATGGCTATGTACACGCGATCGACGCCGAAACAGGGGTTTATTTGTGGAAAATTCTTCCTGGGGAAGAACAAAGCGAGACTCTCTCTATTAAAGAACAGTATGTCCATCACTCTGCGAAATGGGAAAACCAAGATGCCGCCCCATTGAATTCCCACCTGACCACCGATGAAGATATGTTTTACATTCATAGCAGCAATGGTAAAATTTACGCCTACAGAATTAATTTGTAG
- a CDS encoding LamG-like jellyroll fold domain-containing protein, whose product MSLSALVRAGRSLSATSLVCATASLIVLGSIHAQPGLDAPEAIGPYLNGNFPATEPSNAGEWAVQETYTGININLPMHLTPYPGTNKLLCVAKEGRIFLFEDNAAASTTETFLDLRTRTFTSSDCGMTWLVFHPQFGTAGNPNRGYVYVTYKWAPSTGGDGHQAYWRLSRFTVPDGSQAADPASELVMIQQYDRQEFHDSGCMLFGPDGYLYVAVGDEGGANDQYNVGQKINERLFSGILRIDVDNKPGNQPVTTRRQPLQIARPTGWPVSYTTGYSIPADNPFITEGKDYLEEFYALGLRQPYRISYDASSNTTWIGESGQDTSEELCILAPGANYGWPFREGSVAGPKAQPAVIHGTLTEPVWDVLHSSGPDGCLVGGFVYRGAAHPDLTGKYLTVDNVSGRIRSFTLAGNAATATRLADMPSGSVYSGTSTIGKDTTGEPVFIKINGTGSRGRFMKLAMVPAATTNPVWYRFEDQHPSNSSGYVSANPGHATVDVIDNGIAMLAADNGTTSANVRYSSPNGLSPAGATANSAGVRIVGTAGTDGYPGNARGALEMSENLGRLDDFTIELSFKPAAGTLGSGYQCFLGLDGTTGVVPNSPAGAEAGTPIQPFRLMRWGRNDALANPGVPLDQGDLFLNVRVLNPANQQWRSLAIEVFDDSTFTTADRWYHLAIVGRVSTGTLTVFSYENGSYVQRGQATGYTGNLQPGTWTIGRGMFNGNLADWVTDTTFDEVRIANVALPQNQFLYATLPWQPVVVVANPPRLLSETGAFADLTSLTPAPGVILYDVNSPLWSDAAAKLRWIALPNDGTHDTPQEKIGFDPEGPWSFPAGTVFIKHFELPVDDADPSIRRRLETRFIVMPQTGEPYGVTYKWRADGSDAELLPGGLSESITIAEAGGGTRVQQWDYPSRTDCRVCHNANAGHVLGLKTWQLNGDTTYDRTGRTANQLETLGSLGWFDSGYRPEHLPWFLKGHRLDDTSASLEVRVRSYLDSNCSQCHQPDGVRARFDARFSTQLASQGLIHGPLVEPADEEIVMPGDLAHSMLRIRHSSTGPLKMPPLAKNVVDAQAAQVISDWILSLPAAPGVELVAPASAEGDFTVAVRFSEAVTGLSAADFSVGGGDATGLTGSGADYVLTIAPRHGARQVTLGLPANAAQANGHGNYASATHTVTISDPGLLAWLKLDETAGSSAIDSSPQENHATLVDMEAGDRIPGKFGGALRFDSTDERVTMANVAPNDFTVSFWMRTTRAFPVTANPPSGIAIINADSGGPTNDYLIAGTRENGISRISFQTGNAAGTPNMILHATSPVNTGDWVHVACTRVKSSGEMKIYINGVLEATRTGSLDTLGASPVLVIGATPGSAATSYEGDLDQIRIHGRALAAAEVTDLFLESDALPPYAQWLADHLPGLSHLHGDDADPDHDGTGNFGEFAFGGDPLSPGVFPVPLNRAADGTVTLSYRARRAPAGAIYQVQVGDDLTGWTAADPDITSVTRTPLADTDYETVTVTYLPPEQTARLFFRIRARPE is encoded by the coding sequence ATGTCCCTCAGCGCCCTCGTCCGGGCAGGTCGGTCCTTGTCCGCGACGTCCCTTGTTTGTGCGACCGCGAGCCTCATCGTGCTCGGAAGCATCCACGCCCAGCCCGGGCTCGATGCTCCCGAGGCCATCGGCCCGTACCTCAATGGCAACTTCCCCGCCACCGAGCCGAGCAATGCCGGCGAGTGGGCCGTGCAGGAGACCTACACCGGCATCAATATCAACCTGCCGATGCACCTGACCCCGTATCCGGGGACGAACAAGCTGCTGTGCGTGGCGAAAGAGGGCCGGATCTTCCTTTTCGAGGACAATGCCGCGGCGAGCACCACGGAGACCTTCCTCGACCTGCGCACGCGGACCTTCACCTCCAGCGATTGCGGGATGACGTGGCTGGTCTTCCACCCGCAATTCGGCACGGCGGGAAATCCGAACCGCGGCTACGTCTACGTCACCTACAAGTGGGCGCCCTCCACCGGCGGGGACGGGCATCAGGCCTACTGGCGGCTGTCCCGCTTCACCGTGCCGGATGGCTCGCAGGCCGCGGACCCGGCGAGCGAGCTGGTGATGATCCAGCAGTACGACCGCCAGGAATTCCACGACAGCGGCTGCATGCTCTTCGGCCCGGACGGCTACCTCTACGTCGCGGTGGGCGATGAAGGCGGCGCGAACGACCAGTACAACGTCGGCCAGAAGATCAACGAGCGCCTCTTCTCCGGCATCCTGCGCATCGACGTGGACAACAAGCCGGGCAACCAGCCCGTGACCACGCGCCGCCAGCCGCTGCAGATCGCCAGACCCACCGGCTGGCCGGTGAGCTACACCACCGGCTACTCGATCCCGGCGGACAATCCCTTCATCACGGAAGGAAAGGACTACCTGGAGGAATTCTACGCGCTCGGCCTGCGCCAGCCCTACCGCATCTCCTACGATGCCTCTAGTAATACGACGTGGATCGGCGAGAGCGGCCAGGACACTAGCGAGGAGCTGTGCATCCTGGCACCCGGCGCGAACTACGGCTGGCCCTTCCGCGAGGGCAGCGTCGCGGGGCCGAAGGCACAGCCCGCCGTCATCCACGGCACGCTCACGGAGCCGGTGTGGGACGTGCTCCACTCCTCCGGGCCGGATGGATGCCTCGTCGGCGGCTTCGTCTACCGCGGCGCGGCGCATCCGGACCTCACGGGGAAATACCTGACCGTGGACAATGTGAGCGGCCGCATCCGGTCCTTCACGCTGGCTGGAAATGCCGCGACCGCCACGCGCCTCGCGGACATGCCGAGCGGCAGCGTCTACAGCGGCACCTCCACCATCGGCAAGGACACCACGGGCGAGCCGGTCTTCATCAAGATCAACGGCACAGGCTCGCGCGGGCGCTTCATGAAGCTCGCTATGGTGCCTGCGGCCACCACGAACCCGGTGTGGTACCGCTTTGAGGACCAGCATCCATCTAACAGCTCGGGCTACGTCTCGGCCAATCCCGGCCATGCGACCGTCGATGTCATCGACAATGGCATCGCGATGCTCGCCGCCGACAATGGCACCACCTCTGCGAATGTCCGCTACTCCAGCCCGAACGGGCTGAGCCCCGCCGGAGCCACGGCGAACTCCGCCGGCGTCCGCATCGTGGGCACGGCGGGCACCGATGGCTACCCCGGCAACGCTCGCGGTGCGCTGGAGATGTCGGAGAATCTGGGACGGCTGGATGACTTCACCATCGAGCTGAGCTTCAAGCCCGCCGCGGGCACCCTCGGCAGCGGCTACCAGTGCTTCCTCGGGCTCGATGGCACCACGGGCGTCGTGCCAAATTCCCCTGCGGGCGCGGAGGCGGGCACGCCCATCCAGCCCTTCCGACTCATGCGCTGGGGCCGCAATGATGCCCTCGCGAATCCAGGTGTCCCGCTCGACCAAGGCGACCTCTTCCTCAATGTCCGCGTCCTGAATCCCGCGAACCAGCAGTGGCGCTCCCTCGCCATCGAGGTTTTCGACGACTCCACCTTCACCACAGCGGACCGGTGGTATCACCTCGCCATCGTCGGCCGCGTCTCCACCGGCACGCTGACCGTCTTCTCCTATGAAAACGGCAGCTACGTGCAGCGCGGGCAAGCCACCGGCTACACCGGGAATCTCCAGCCGGGCACCTGGACGATCGGCCGCGGGATGTTCAATGGCAACCTCGCCGACTGGGTGACGGACACGACCTTCGACGAAGTCCGCATCGCCAATGTCGCCCTGCCACAAAACCAATTCCTCTACGCGACACTGCCGTGGCAACCGGTGGTGGTCGTGGCGAATCCGCCGCGGCTGCTTTCCGAAACAGGAGCCTTCGCTGATCTAACAAGTCTCACGCCCGCGCCCGGCGTCATCCTCTACGATGTGAATTCCCCGCTGTGGTCGGATGCCGCGGCGAAGCTGCGCTGGATCGCGCTGCCGAATGACGGCACGCACGACACGCCGCAGGAGAAGATCGGCTTCGATCCCGAGGGGCCGTGGTCCTTCCCCGCAGGCACCGTCTTCATCAAGCACTTCGAGCTGCCGGTGGACGATGCGGACCCGTCCATCCGGAGGCGGCTGGAGACGCGCTTCATCGTGATGCCTCAGACCGGCGAGCCCTATGGCGTGACCTACAAGTGGCGCGCCGATGGCAGCGATGCGGAGCTGCTACCCGGCGGCCTGAGCGAAAGCATCACCATCGCGGAGGCGGGCGGCGGCACACGCGTGCAGCAGTGGGACTACCCGAGCCGCACGGACTGCCGCGTCTGCCACAATGCAAATGCAGGCCACGTGCTCGGCCTGAAGACCTGGCAGCTCAATGGCGACACGACCTACGACCGCACCGGCCGCACGGCGAACCAACTGGAGACGCTCGGCTCGCTCGGATGGTTCGACTCCGGCTACCGGCCGGAGCACTTGCCGTGGTTCCTGAAAGGCCACCGCCTGGACGATACGTCCGCCTCGCTGGAAGTACGAGTGAGATCGTACTTGGACTCGAATTGCTCGCAGTGCCACCAGCCGGACGGCGTGCGGGCACGCTTCGATGCGCGCTTCAGCACGCAGCTCGCCTCGCAGGGACTCATCCATGGCCCGCTTGTGGAGCCCGCGGATGAGGAGATCGTGATGCCGGGCGATCTCGCTCACTCGATGCTGAGGATACGCCACTCCAGCACGGGCCCGCTGAAGATGCCGCCGCTGGCGAAGAACGTCGTCGACGCGCAGGCCGCGCAGGTCATCTCGGACTGGATTCTCTCGCTGCCAGCCGCACCCGGCGTGGAGCTCGTCGCCCCGGCCAGCGCGGAGGGTGACTTCACCGTGGCCGTGCGGTTTTCGGAAGCCGTCACCGGACTCTCCGCCGCGGACTTCTCGGTCGGCGGGGGCGATGCCACCGGCCTCACCGGCAGCGGCGCGGACTACGTGCTGACCATCGCGCCGCGCCACGGAGCCCGCCAGGTGACCCTCGGCCTGCCCGCAAATGCCGCGCAGGCAAATGGCCATGGCAACTACGCCTCCGCCACGCACACCGTGACGATCAGCGACCCGGGCCTGCTCGCCTGGCTGAAGCTCGACGAGACGGCGGGCAGCTCCGCCATCGACAGCTCGCCGCAGGAAAACCACGCCACCCTGGTGGACATGGAGGCGGGCGACCGCATCCCCGGGAAATTCGGCGGCGCGCTGCGCTTCGACAGCACCGACGAGCGCGTCACCATGGCGAATGTCGCGCCGAATGACTTCACCGTCAGCTTCTGGATGCGCACCACCCGCGCCTTCCCCGTGACGGCAAATCCACCCTCGGGCATCGCCATCATCAATGCCGACAGCGGCGGGCCCACGAATGACTACCTCATCGCCGGCACCCGCGAGAATGGCATCAGCCGCATCTCCTTCCAGACCGGGAATGCCGCGGGCACGCCGAACATGATCCTCCACGCCACCAGCCCCGTGAATACCGGCGACTGGGTCCACGTCGCCTGCACCCGCGTGAAATCCAGCGGCGAGATGAAGATCTACATCAATGGCGTGCTGGAGGCCACTCGCACCGGCAGCCTGGACACGCTCGGCGCCAGCCCCGTGCTCGTCATCGGGGCCACGCCGGGCAGCGCCGCGACGAGCTATGAGGGCGATCTCGACCAGATCCGCATCCACGGCCGCGCTCTCGCCGCCGCCGAGGTGACGGATCTCTTTCTGGAAAGCGACGCCCTGCCGCCCTACGCGCAATGGCTGGCCGATCACCTGCCGGGCCTCTCGCACCTGCACGGCGACGACGCGGACCCGGATCACGATGGCACCGGGAACTTCGGCGAATTCGCCTTCGGCGGCGACCCGCTCTCGCCCGGCGTCTTCCCCGTCCCGCTCAACCGCGCCGCGGACGGCACGGTCACGCTCAGCTACCGGGCCCGCCGCGCACCCGCCGGGGCGATCTACCAAGTGCAAGTCGGCGACGACCTCACCGGCTGGACCGCCGCCGATCCCGACATCACCAGCGTCACCCGCACGCCCCTCGCGGACACGGACTATGAAACCGTGACCGTCACCTACCTCCCACCGGAGCAAACCGCGCGCCTCTTCTTCCGCATCCGCGCCAGGCCGGAGTAG
- the allE gene encoding (S)-ureidoglycine aminohydrolase: protein MTPLSGHTRTRVALRHALISPDGHVPGTFPGWDGASAYVLVSPAMGSDLSQILVVYESGGGTAWFPADENEHVVYVESGDCRAVWDDGDVTLTPGGFLFVPAENVLALHGSEGTRLLVFRKLFEPVENLEAPPAAHGNAEDLPGEPHPGNESILVKTLLPLDARYDLALNIVTCPPGSALPAVETQVMEHCVQILTGQGLYRLDESHYPVAAGDAIWVAPYCPQWFVATGDEPASYLYCKDVHRLP, encoded by the coding sequence ATGACTCCTCTTTCCGGCCACACCCGCACCCGCGTCGCACTCCGCCACGCCCTCATCTCGCCCGATGGTCATGTGCCCGGCACCTTCCCCGGCTGGGATGGCGCCAGCGCCTACGTGCTCGTCTCCCCCGCCATGGGCTCGGATCTCTCGCAGATCCTCGTCGTCTATGAATCCGGCGGCGGCACCGCGTGGTTCCCCGCGGATGAAAACGAGCATGTCGTCTATGTGGAGAGCGGCGACTGTCGCGCGGTGTGGGACGATGGCGACGTGACCCTTACGCCCGGTGGCTTCCTCTTCGTCCCCGCGGAAAACGTGCTCGCCCTTCATGGCAGCGAGGGCACCCGGCTGCTCGTCTTCCGCAAGCTCTTCGAGCCCGTGGAGAATCTCGAGGCTCCGCCCGCCGCCCATGGCAATGCCGAGGACCTCCCCGGTGAGCCCCACCCCGGCAACGAAAGCATCCTCGTGAAAACGCTGCTGCCGCTCGACGCGCGCTACGACCTCGCGCTGAACATCGTCACCTGCCCGCCCGGCTCGGCCCTCCCCGCCGTGGAGACCCAGGTCATGGAGCACTGCGTGCAGATCCTCACCGGCCAGGGCCTCTACCGCCTCGACGAAAGCCACTACCCCGTCGCCGCCGGCGATGCCATCTGGGTCGCCCCGTATTGCCCGCAGTGGTTCGTCGCCACCGGGGATGAACCGGCGAGCTACCTCTACTGCAAGGACGTCCACCGGCTGCCGTAG
- the allB gene encoding allantoinase AllB, translated as MSEFDTILRQASVVTDDGVRTLDVGISGEIFAEIAENLAGSCELEIDATGKVLFPGLVDANVRFNEPGRTEWEGFATGSAALAAGGGTSFIDMPVNSSPPVLDLASFAAKRRAGEAHSRLDFALWGGLTPDSLPHLANLARAGVTGFKAILCPSGLDDFSAANEGTLRKGMHVAAEFHLPVAVHAESQAVIAAHQREFPVPRPGTMADWLASRPVAAEIAAIEMALACARDTGCALHVIHVSAPESIDLIHAARREGINVTAETSPHYLLLDRAAAEGIGPAAKCAPPLRCTGTLDGLWRVLAAGEIDSISSAHSPAPPELKDGGDIFSMWAGIAGCQHGFPLLVERALQETTWQRLAALFSTNPARRFRLDGRKGRIAPGLDADFCLLVPEESTIDAGDLLTRHSLSPYLGMRSAWQVAATWLRGHPVSPATHGRFLLPDDS; from the coding sequence ATGAGCGAGTTCGATACGATCCTGCGCCAAGCCTCCGTCGTCACGGACGATGGCGTGCGGACGCTCGACGTGGGGATCTCCGGGGAAATCTTCGCCGAAATCGCCGAGAATCTGGCGGGCTCCTGCGAACTGGAGATCGATGCCACGGGCAAGGTGCTCTTCCCCGGACTGGTGGATGCGAATGTCCGCTTCAACGAGCCCGGCCGCACCGAGTGGGAGGGCTTTGCCACCGGCTCCGCCGCCCTCGCCGCAGGGGGCGGCACGTCCTTCATCGACATGCCGGTGAATTCCTCGCCGCCGGTGCTGGATCTCGCCAGCTTCGCGGCAAAGCGGCGGGCGGGCGAGGCCCACAGCCGCCTCGACTTCGCGCTGTGGGGCGGGCTCACGCCAGACTCCCTGCCGCACCTGGCAAACCTCGCCCGTGCCGGCGTCACCGGCTTCAAGGCCATCCTCTGCCCCAGCGGGCTCGATGATTTCTCCGCCGCGAATGAAGGGACGCTCCGCAAGGGCATGCATGTCGCAGCGGAATTCCACCTGCCCGTGGCCGTCCACGCGGAGAGCCAGGCGGTGATCGCCGCTCACCAGCGGGAGTTCCCCGTCCCCCGCCCCGGCACCATGGCGGACTGGCTGGCATCGCGACCGGTGGCGGCGGAGATCGCGGCGATCGAGATGGCGCTCGCCTGCGCACGGGACACCGGCTGCGCGCTGCACGTCATCCACGTGAGCGCGCCGGAAAGCATCGACCTGATCCATGCCGCCAGGCGCGAGGGCATCAATGTGACCGCGGAGACCAGCCCGCACTACCTGCTGCTCGACCGCGCGGCCGCGGAAGGCATCGGCCCCGCCGCGAAGTGCGCGCCGCCGCTGCGCTGCACCGGCACGCTCGACGGGCTCTGGCGCGTGCTCGCCGCCGGGGAGATCGACTCGATCAGCTCCGCCCACTCGCCCGCACCGCCCGAGCTAAAGGATGGCGGCGACATCTTCTCGATGTGGGCGGGCATCGCGGGGTGCCAGCATGGCTTCCCGCTGCTCGTCGAGCGCGCACTGCAGGAGACGACGTGGCAACGGCTTGCCGCCCTGTTTTCCACGAATCCCGCCCGGCGCTTCCGCCTGGATGGCCGGAAAGGCCGCATCGCACCCGGGCTCGATGCCGACTTCTGCTTGCTGGTTCCGGAGGAATCCACCATCGACGCGGGCGACCTGCTGACCCGCCACTCCCTCTCGCCCTACCTCGGCATGCGCAGCGCATGGCAGGTGGCGGCGACCTGGCTGCGCGGCCACCCGGTCTCGCCCGCGACGCACGGGCGCTTCCTCCTTCCCGACGATTCCTGA